The bacterium genome contains a region encoding:
- a CDS encoding PAS domain-containing protein: MVQWVDHLMNDHARIERALVMIERQLNNADKFDAATVGALLEFLFDYGDRYHNQKEELALFPLLGQRGIPMNGGPIAVMLSEHKMEKEYLLKLSRDTFAIKEKTIEITPKYREELAAYIALTKDHIWKENDILYPMGRRVLDEDDDTKLMEQFAEVAQQMPYQGVGYIERWDNLLEAVENTTGGRVDLLKSLNTNTIRAMLDAIPVELTFIDADDVVRYFNKVYDPKIFPRTLSVVGRTVQQCHPPKSVHLVEQILTEMKAGTRDSAAFWIPFGEQKEMFLHISYYAVRDGEGNYLGCVEMNQDIAPLRSLEGQSRTLSSMEVK, from the coding sequence ATGGTACAGTGGGTTGACCACCTAATGAACGATCACGCCCGGATTGAACGGGCGCTGGTGATGATTGAACGGCAGCTAAACAACGCCGACAAATTCGATGCCGCGACCGTAGGCGCATTGCTTGAGTTTCTATTCGATTACGGCGACCGATATCACAACCAAAAGGAAGAATTGGCACTCTTCCCGCTGCTGGGGCAGCGCGGCATCCCGATGAATGGCGGGCCAATTGCGGTGATGTTGTCCGAACATAAAATGGAAAAAGAGTATCTCCTCAAGCTTTCCCGTGACACGTTTGCCATCAAAGAGAAGACAATCGAGATCACGCCAAAGTATCGGGAAGAATTGGCAGCATACATCGCCCTCACCAAAGACCATATTTGGAAAGAGAATGATATTCTCTATCCGATGGGACGACGGGTACTCGATGAGGATGACGACACCAAGTTGATGGAACAATTTGCGGAAGTCGCACAGCAGATGCCTTATCAAGGAGTCGGTTACATCGAACGGTGGGATAACTTGCTGGAGGCAGTGGAAAACACTACCGGTGGGCGGGTCGATTTATTGAAATCGCTCAATACCAATACGATTCGCGCAATGCTCGACGCAATCCCGGTTGAACTCACCTTCATCGATGCCGACGATGTCGTGCGTTATTTCAATAAAGTCTACGATCCAAAGATATTCCCCCGCACACTGTCCGTCGTTGGCAGAACCGTGCAACAATGCCACCCGCCGAAATCGGTGCATCTGGTGGAGCAAATCCTGACGGAAATGAAAGCTGGTACCCGCGATTCGGCGGCATTCTGGATTCCCTTTGGTGAACAGAAAGAAATGTTTCTGCACATCAGCTACTATGCAGTACGCGATGGCGAAGGCAATTATCTCGGCTGTGTCGAAATGAATCAGGATATCGCACCGTTACGTTCCTTGGAAGGACAGTCCCGAACGCTTTCTTCCATGGAAGTGAAGTAA